The genomic DNA AACTGCATAAGGATGAGTGGCATCTATTATTTTTACTATATTATTATCTTTTATAAATTTTAGCATATCTTCTTTTCCAAGCTTACCTAAAATTACATTCTCTGCATGTTGTTGTGCAAGTTCCCTTCCATAATCTGTAGTAACTGAAAGGATATATGGTTGATTTTTCAGTTCATTTATCTTATCACATATAGATAAACTATCTGAAGTTCCTCCTAAAATTAAAATCATACTGTATAACCTCTTGGAGTTATCATCAATTCACCATTAATATAGGTAGACTTATTTCCTATTATAACCATTGTAGTCATATCGACTTTTTCAAAGTCCATATTTTCAAAAGTACATACAAGCTTTTCTTCTTTTTCTCTACCTACATCTTTTACCACTCCAACAGGTGTATCTCCACTTTTAAACTCACCCATTATTTTAAATGCTTTGCTTAGATGTTCACTTCTTCCCTTACTTCTTGGATTATACAAACAAATTACAAAATCGGCTTCAGCAGCCAATCTCAATCTTTTTTCAATTACTTCCCACGGAGTCATTAAATCACTCAAACTTATATGACAGAAATCATGCATAATAGGAGCTCCAAGTATAGCTGCTGCACCAATACTTGCAGTAACACCTGGAATTACCTTTACTTTTATATCTTCATCTTCTTTAGATATTAATTCTAAAATAAGACCTGCCATCCCATATATTCCAGCATCACCACTACTTACAACTGCTACTTTTTTTCCTTTTTTTGCTTCCTCTACTGCTTGTTTACATCTATCAACTTCTTGCCTCATACCATTTTGGATTATTTCTTTATCTTGTATAAATTCTTCTATTAGTTTTATATAAGTCTTATATCCAACAATAGCCTCAGAATCTTCTATTGCTTTTATTGCTTCTAAAGTCATTGTATCTTTACTTCCTGGTCCAATTCCTACAACGTATATCATATTTTTATTCTCCCCACTGAAAAAGTTATTCCTTTATATTTATGTTTTTCAACTAACAAATTACCTTTGCTCAAAAGATATGCTACAGGTTCTGCTACTGAATACACGCCCACATTTTTTTTAACAAAATCAGATTTATCAAAAAGATTATCAACCTTAGATATTTCATCTACTGAAAATGTTTTAAATGGCACCTTCAATATTTTTGATAATTCAATTATTGCTTTTTCGTCTTTTTTCAGTTCTATACTTCCAACTGTGTTTATTGCTCTAATATCTATATTTTGTTTATTAAGAAACTCTTCAAGTGAATTATACATCAGCTCACTATCTGTGTTTCTTCTACAGCCAATTCCTATCACTATATCTCTTGGAATTACCTTTATTATTTTTTTGGTACTATAGCAATGTTCAAATTTATTATCTAGGTTTAAATTCTCAATATCTTCAATACAATTTATTTTATTGCTTACTACAACTAATTTTTCTATATATGTGTTTGAAAAACTATCTCTTAACTCATCCTTACTTTCTATAAGTTTAAATCCCCTAGTATCAACTTGATATCCTTCATCAATATATAATCCAACACATTTATTATTCACTAGCATAGAATTTACTTCTTTTACACTTTCTCTAAAATTATCAATATGTGCATTTAGTTTTTTTGCTATCATATCTAAGGAAGCTTTTTGATTTATATCAGTAGCTGTTGTTATTACTGGATTAGCATCAATAAGACTACTTATGTACTGTGTCAAGCTGTTTGCCCCTCCAATATGACCACTCAATAAACTTATTACGTTTTTGCCTTT from Clostridioides difficile ATCC 9689 = DSM 1296 includes the following:
- the cobJ gene encoding precorrin-3B C(17)-methyltransferase, yielding MIYVVGIGPGSKDTMTLEAIKAIEDSEAIVGYKTYIKLIEEFIQDKEIIQNGMRQEVDRCKQAVEEAKKGKKVAVVSSGDAGIYGMAGLILELISKEDEDIKVKVIPGVTASIGAAAILGAPIMHDFCHISLSDLMTPWEVIEKRLRLAAEADFVICLYNPRSKGRSEHLSKAFKIMGEFKSGDTPVGVVKDVGREKEEKLVCTFENMDFEKVDMTTMVIIGNKSTYINGELMITPRGYTV
- the cbiG gene encoding cobalt-precorrin 5A hydrolase, with amino-acid sequence MNIEGNIAIICITENGKKLALKINSLVNNCVIYQVKNKKSNLVVEETCVHTVQKKLSDFVGEIFSKFDYIVFIMATGIVVRSIAPYIISKFSDPAILVMDEKGKNVISLLSGHIGGANSLTQYISSLIDANPVITTATDINQKASLDMIAKKLNAHIDNFRESVKEVNSMLVNNKCVGLYIDEGYQVDTRGFKLIESKDELRDSFSNTYIEKLVVVSNKINCIEDIENLNLDNKFEHCYSTKKIIKVIPRDIVIGIGCRRNTDSELMYNSLEEFLNKQNIDIRAINTVGSIELKKDEKAIIELSKILKVPFKTFSVDEISKVDNLFDKSDFVKKNVGVYSVAEPVAYLLSKGNLLVEKHKYKGITFSVGRIKI